Proteins from one Podarcis raffonei isolate rPodRaf1 chromosome 1, rPodRaf1.pri, whole genome shotgun sequence genomic window:
- the TMEM109 gene encoding transmembrane protein 109 produces the protein MTRWGLSFRSCFQPLPKPILAIVALLVLTHIGITDAQQYRNEPKRAKYAEPDFLSQVGRAMSETMEDLIGRENFRILNENISSLVWMVSSGISSALFVVAQITGQLLTSFGIAGERATQFLKLNPEQVQTALLWGLAALLGYWVLSLLLSVLVAILSRIMWGLKFVLFGACFMFIVTSVPDRSVQTMLLSGLLTLYVLLGWLSGSNHSGARLEAEVRSLKCQVAELQRRQRRSAKHLDEE, from the exons ATGACTCGATGGGGCCTCTCGTTCCGGAGCTGCTTCCAGCCCCTGCCAAAACCAATCTTGGCCATAGTAGCACTGCTTGTGCTCACTCACATAGGAATAACCGATGCCCAGCAGTACCGGAATGAGCCAAAGCGAGCAAAGTATGCCGAACCGGACTTTCTGTCCCAAGTGGGTCGTGCCATGAGCGAGACAATGGAGGATTTGATTGGACGAGAGAACTTTAGAATATTGAATGAG AATATTTCTTCCCTGGTCTGGATGGTGTCCTCTGGGATCTCTTCAGCATTATTTGTTGTGGCTCAAATTACAGGGCAGCTCCTTACTTCCTTTGGAATAGCTG GGGAGCGTGCAACTCAGTTCCTGAAGCTAAACCCTGAACAGGTTCAGACAGCGCTGCTCTGGGGCCTGGCTGCTCTGCTTGGTTACTGGGTGTTGTCGCTGCTGTTGAGTGTGTTGGTCGCCATCTTGAGCCGCATCATGTGGGGCCTCAAGTTTGTCCTCTTTGGGGCCTGCTTTATGTTTATTGTCACCTCAGTGCCTGATCGCTCTGTGCAAACTATGCTTCTGTCAGGTTTACTTACGCTGTATGTCCTGCTTGGTTGGCTGAGTGGGTCAAACCACTCCGGGGCCCGACTAGAAGCCGAAGTGCGCAGCTTGAAGTGTCAAGTGGCAGAGCTGCAGCGCAGGCAGAGGCGCTCTGCCAAGCACCTGGATGAAGAATGA